From the genome of Populus trichocarpa isolate Nisqually-1 chromosome 15, P.trichocarpa_v4.1, whole genome shotgun sequence, one region includes:
- the LOC7454751 gene encoding ubiquitin-conjugating enzyme E2 27: MIDFARVQKELQECSRDMEASGIKVAPKSDNLGRLTGTIPGPIGTPYEGGTFQIDITLPDGYPFEPPKMQFATKVWHPNISSQSGAICLDILKDQWSPALTLKTALLSVQALLSAPEPDDPQDAVVAQQYLRDYQTFVGTARYWTETFAKTSSLGVEEKVQKLVEMGFPESLARGALESVGGDENLALEKLCSG, from the exons ATGATCGACTTTGCTCGTGTTCAGAAGGAGCTCCAAGAATGCAGCAGAGACATGGAAGCTTCTGGCATTAAAGTAGCACCTAAATCTGACAATCTTGGTCGATTAACCGGCACTATTCCTGGTCCAATTGGCACTCCTTATGAAGGTGGCACTTTTCAAATTGATATCACTCTCCCAG ATGGATACCCCTTTGAGCCTCCAAAAATGCAGTTTGCGACAAAAGTCTG GCACCCTAACATTAGCAGTCAAAGTGGGGCAATCTGCCTGGACATTTTGAAGGACCAGTGGAGCCCAGCACTCACTCTAAAGACAGCACTTCTTTCTGTCCAAGCATTACTCTCTGCTCCTGAACCTGATGACCCTCAAGATGCTGTTGTAGCGCAACAG TATCTTAGAGACTACCAGACCTTTGTTGGCACAGCTCGCTACTGGACGGAAACTTTTGCCAAGACCTCATCGCTTGGGGTCGAGGAAAAG GTACAAAAACTCGTGGAGATGGGTTTCCCTGAATCTTTGGCGAGAGGTGCGCTAGAATCTGTTGGTGGTGACGAGAACTTGGCTCTTGAAAAGCTTTGTTCTGGTTAA
- the LOC7454750 gene encoding probable serine/threonine-protein kinase At1g54610 produces MGCVLGKPASRDRQSREVSSDRDRSSDEPPVDVTGSVNAAVKVKREKATTSTQKQNAARHTGDFPAVDVQGTTERRRPRPEVSLCYQQGWPSWLMAVAGDAIGEWTPRRANTFEKLDKIGQGTYSNVYKARDLITGKIVALKKVRFDNLEPESVKFMAREILVLRRLDHPNVLKLEGLVTSRMSCSLYLVFEYMEHDLAGLAARRGVKFTEPQIKCYMKQLLSGIEHCHNHGVLHRDIKGSNLLIDNEGILKIADFGLATFYDPDRKVPMTSRVVTLWYRPPELLLGATYYGAGVDLWSAGCILAELLAGKPIMPGRTEVEQLHKIFKLCGSPSEEYWKKSKLPNATLFKPQQPYKRCIVETFKDFPTSALPLIETLLSVDPDDRVTATAALNSEFFTTEPYACEPSSLPKYPPSKELDVKLRDEEARRQRGLGGKGNAVDGARKTRIRDRAGWAIPAPEANAENPANLDRWRAMTQANAKSKSEKFPPPHQDAAVGHPMDASHKGGLVSFGTSDTSFCSSTFDSKSSSIKSAGAIGGPSRRRKTNKEDPQMAPPRKFIRPFNPSSVALSMNLLFKGKSEVFGSRR; encoded by the exons ATGGGCTGTGTTCTCGGCAAGCCCGCCTCCAGGGATCGCCAGAGTCGTGAAGTATCCTCCGACCGTGACCGGAGCTCCGATGAACCACCCGTTGACGTCACCGGATCCGTTAACGCCGCAGTGAAGGTTAAGAGGGAGAAAGCAACAACATCAACGCAGAAGCAGAATGCAGCGCGACATACCGGCGATTTCCCGGCTGTGGATGTCCAGGGGACGACTGAAAGGCGGAGGCCACGGCCAGAAGTTAGTCTGTGCTATCAGCAAGGGTGGCCATCGTGGTTAATGGCGGTTGCCGGTGATGCCATCGGCGAATGGACTCCTCGCCGAGCTAACACATTCGAGAAGCTTGACAAG ATTGGGCAAGGGACATATAGCAATGTGTATAAAGCAAGGGATTTAATAACAGGAAAGATAGTGGCTTTAAAGAAAGTGAGGTTTGATAATTTGGAGCCAGAGAGTGTTAAATTTATGGCAAGAGAGATTCTTGTTTTAAGAAGATTAGACCATCCAAATGTTCTTAAGCTTGAAGGTTTGGTCACTTCAAGAATGTCATGTAGTCTTTACTTGGTTTTTGAGTACATGGAACATGATCTTGCCGGGCTGGCGGCACGCCGAGGCGTCAAGTTCACTGAACCTCAG ATAAAGTGCTACATGAAGCAGTTGTTATCCGGGATTGAGCATTGCCACAACCATGGTGTTCTGCACCGTGATATCAAGGGTTCCAATCTCCTTATAGATAATGAAGGAATTCTAAAAATTGCTGATTTTGGACTGGCTACTTTCTATGATCCTGATCGCAAGGTTCCTATGACCAGTCGAGTTGTCACCCTTTGGTACCGCCCCCCTGAACTTCTTCTTGGGGCAACTTATTATGGTGCTGGTGTTGACCTCTGGAGTGCCGGCTGCATTTTGGCAGAGCTGCTTGCTGGGAAGCCAATAATGCCTGGACGGACAGAG GTTGAACAACTGCACAAGATATTTAAGTTATGTGGTTCACCATCTGAGGAATATTGGAAGAAATCCAAATTGCCAAATGCAACACTTTTTAAACCACAGCAGCCTTACAAACGATGTATAGTAGAAACCTTCAAAGATTTCCCCACTTCTGCTCTGCCTTTAATTGAAACTCTTCTTTCGGTAGATCCTGATGATCGAGTCACTGCCACTGCAGCTCTAAATAGTGAA TTCTTCACCACTGAACCTTATGCATGTGAGCCGTCGAGTTTGCCTAAATATCCTCCCAGTAAAGAATTGGATGTGAAGTTGAGAGATGAAGAAGCTAGAAG GCAAAGGGGCCTTGGTGGAAAAGGTAATGCTGTTGATGGtgcaagaaaaacaagaattcgTGATCGGGCTGGTTGGGCAATCCCAGCTCCAGAGGCCAATGCAGAGAATCCAGCAAACCTAGAT AGATGGAGGGCCATGACACAAGCAAACGCTAAGAGCAAGAGTGAGAAATTTCCACCTCCTCATCAGGATGCAGCAGTTGGACATCCTATGGATGCATCACATAAAGGTGGCCTTGTTTCATTTGGTACATCAGATACTTCCTTCTGTTCATCAACATTCGATTCAAAATCATCTTCTATTAAAAGTGCTGGCGCCATTGGAGGCCCTTCCAGAAGAAGGAAAACCAATAAAGAAGATCCCCAGATGGCTCCACCACGGAAATTTATCCGTCCATTCAATCCATCATCAGTAGCCCTATCAATGAATCTGCTATTCAAGGGTAAATCAGAGGTTTTTGGCAGTAGGAGGTAA
- the LOC7454749 gene encoding uncharacterized protein LOC7454749 → MATPKQHIEHIRKTTFSIGGEKNPLAPMLDQAVKYLSAELYAKDVHFLMELIQNAEDNEYLERVDPSLEFVITSRDITNTGAPATLLIFNNEKGFSAKNIESICNVGNSTKKGNRKRGYIGEKGIGFKSVFLIAAQPYIFSNGYQIRFNEKPCPHCNLGYIVPEWVDDSPSLSDIKQIYGSASTLPTTTLILPLKPDKVNPVKQQLSSIHPEILLFLSKIKRLSVREENEDPRLNTVSAVAITKETNFVQRKNMDAESYTLHLSAEENSDEFEKECSYYLWKQKFPVREENKVDMRMEVEDWVITLAFPNGERLHRGMKYSPGIYAFLPTEMVTGFPFIIQADFILASSRETIRWDNIWNQGILDCVPFAFIEALVSLVKTVDGAPVSSLPRMFKFLPVHRSPIEKLNSVRESIKAKLAEKDIIPSESYTAQQFFHKPREVGRLMPAFWNILKKTRERGVSLHKLSSHGCYVLNSSFDKPEYDHILEFLGVRPASSGWYVKCIQGSNIVMGVSEETYLELLHFLAVNWQSEFHCSGMGNIPLIKYVGADGSVSLCSVNESAHRNILYGDQVSCDQKLVIAYAHFLYHSFQNEYLSEREVVSLCGKMPLVDSYGHVIKARNAVLVPATESKWVQLIGSNPWREESYVELGEDYLHPACFAGTSTVGNQLMNFLKVYVKASDIPHISPPNAGIPTASTGLTKQNAFLLLDWIQELKRSGICIPERFMACIQEGRWLKTTMNGSPGYKPPSQSFLLASSNRSSNWGNILQSAYVLADIPLIDQDFYGPKITEYREELRTVGVMFEYGEACKFIGNHLMSLAASSALTKSNVISILNFIRFLRQKFLSLDEFIGRIKEERWLRTCWGDRSPVGSVLYDQEWTTARQISDIPFIDEDYYGEDILLFKPELQLLGVVVGFNKSYQLVVDCFKSPSCLSTLTKEAFLLVLDCMHHSSSDHKLVNAVKSTKCLKTNLGYKCPGDCFLFHPEWGCLLKVFGGFPLVDSNFYGSSIISYNTELKELGVKVDFEDAVRVFVQTFMKQASLSSITEENVFSFISCYRKLKGTPNKFPSDLKKCIREVKWLRTRLGDYRSPRDCILYGPEWESILAITLLPFIDDSDKFYGKGIREYEKELKKMGVVVEFKAGVKFVAAGLYFPLNPCHITSENVLSLLECIRILLQEKDYSFPDTFLKNVRREWLKTHVGYRTPDNCCLFDSKWGLDLKSTDGPFIDEVFYGSNITSYREELSSIGVTVKVEKACPLLASNLYHHSDFSTIVRIFKFLSRNEWMPESDATRKIWIPNGHENGKWVNPEECVLHNRDGLFGQQFNFLEEYYEPDLLCFFSIAFNVKSNPSFDDYCKLWKVWESLGRPLTHAECCAFWECVMMQRSSRTERTLADDLVKLPAVLGSGEILLSSKSDVFIADDLLLKDLFEKFSWLHPIFVWCPQPNLPSLPRTRLLEVYRKIGVRTISESVLKEELSLADGVELSQMDSRDAGIGKELIRLILGFLADPSLDMEATKRHGAVQCLLNLKVLETMEPITVSYSLLLSDGEPLKVKADRMIRWDKECSKFFTQKMDKAGGQKNLIEYATSFSEVLARGVLWDKEDKIKALSELTKLAFLLNFDEQAVQFLMKSNNLQTFLEDEEFLNAAFPSV, encoded by the exons ATGGCAACTCCAAAACAACACATAGAGCACATAAGAAAAACCACATTCTCAATAGGAGGAGAAAAGAACCCTTTGGCTCCTATGCTTGATCAGGCTGTCAAGTATCTTTCTGCTGAACTCTACGCTAAAGATGTCCACTTTCTTATGGAACTCATtcag AATGCTGAAGATAATGAATACTTGGAACGGGTGGATCCTTCACTTGAGTTTGTCATAACATCTCGAGATATTACAAACACTGGCGCACCTGCTACTTTGCTCATCTTCAATAATGAGAAgggtttttctgcaaaaaaTATCGAGTCCATTTGCAATGTTGGAAATTCCACTAAGAAAGGGAACCGGAAGCGTGGCTATATTGGGGAGAAAG GAATTGGATTCAAGAGTGTGTTTCTTATTGCTGCTCAGCCTTACATATTCAGCAATGGCTATCAGATACGATTCAATGAAAAGCCCTGTCCACACTGCAATCTTGGATACATAGTTCCTGAATGGGTTGATGATAGCCCATCTCTTTCTGACATAAAGCAGATTTATGGTTCCGCTTCTACCCTCCCAACTACTACACTGATTTTGCCCCTGAAGCCTGACAAGGTGAACCCCGTGAAGCAGCAGCTGTCGAGTATTCATCCTGAAATCCTTCTGTTCCTTTCAAAGATAAAACGCCTTTCTGTCAGGGAAGAAAATGAGGATCCCAGGCTCAACACTGTTAGTGCAGTAGCTATTACCAAAGAGACAAATTTCGTGCAAAGGAAAAACATGGATGCCGAGTCCTACACACTCCATCTGTCTGCAGAGGAAAAcagtgatgaatttgaaaaagaatGCAGCTACTACTTGTGGAAGCAGAAATTTCCTGTCAGGGAGGAAAACAAAGTCGACATGAGAATGGAAGTGGAGGATTGGGTGATCACTTTGGCTTTTCCTAATGGAGAGCGCCTCCATAGGGGAATGAAGTACTCCCCTGGAATATATGCATTTCTTCCAACCGAGATGGTGACCGGCTTTCCCTTCATAATTCAAGCAGATTTTATTCTAGCATCATCAAGGGAAACAATACGATGGGACAACATATGGAACCAGGGAATTCTTGATTGTGTTCCCTTTGCTTTTATCGAAGCATTAGTCTCATTAGTCAAAACAGTGGATGGTGCACCAGTATCTAGTCTGCCTCGAATGTTCAAGTTCTTGCCGGTCCATAGGTCCCCCATTGAAAAGTTGAATTCAGTGAGGGAATCAATTAAAGCGAAGCTGGCTGAAAAGGATATAATTCCAAGTGAGTCATACACAGCACAACAGTTCTTTCATAAACCACGTGAAGTTGGCCGATTAATGCCTGCTTTCTGGAATATACTGAAGAAGACAAGGGAGCGAGGAGTGAGCTTGCACAAACTTTCATCCCATGGTTGCTATGTTCTGAATTCTTCATTTGATAAGCCAGAGTATGATCACATACTGGAGTTCTTGGGGGTGAGACCGGCAAGTAGTGGGTGGTATGTAAAGTGCATTCAAGGCTCTAATATTGTAATGGGAGTCTCAGAGGAAACATACCTGGAGCTTCTTCATTTCCTTGCTGTTAATTGGCAGTCCGAGTTTCACTGCTCAGGCATGGGGAACATTCCACTAATTAAATATGTGGGTGCCGATGGGAGCGTTTCTTTGTGCTCTGTTAATGAATCTGCTCACCGGAATA TTCTCTACGGAGATCAAGTCAGTTGCGACCAGAAACTTGTGATTGCCTATGCTCACTTCTTATATCACTCATTCCAAAATGAATATCTATCGGAGAGGGAAGTTGTTTCTTTGTGTGGTAAAATGCCACTTGTTGATAGCTATGGCCATGTGATCAAAGCAAGGAATGCGGTTTTAGTCCCAGCTACTGAAAGCAAATGGGTGCAATTGATTGGTTCTAATCCTTGGAGGGAAGAAAGCTATGTTGAGTTAGGAGAAGACTACTTGCATCCTGCATGTTTTGCTGGCACAAGCACGGTGGGAAACCAGCTCATGAATTTCCTTAAAGTTTATGTTAAGGCTTCTGATATTCCTCACATATCCCCCCCCAATGCTGGAATACCTACTGCGTCAACAGGACTTACCAAACAAAATGCATTTCTGCTGTTGGATTGGATTCAGGAGCTGAAACGGAGTGGAATTTGCATTCCAGAAAGGTTCATGGCTTGCATACAGGAGGGTAGGTGGCTTAAAACTACTATGAATGGCTCTCCTGGTTACAAACCACCATCACAGTCGTTCCTACTTGCTTCAAGCAACAGAAGCTCAAACTGGGGAAACATTTTGCAGAGTGCATATGTGCTTGCCGATATTCCTTTGATAGATCAGGATTTTTATGGTCCTAAAATTACGGAGTATAGAGAGGAGCTACGGACAGTTGGGGTCATGTTTGAGTATGGAGAGGCATGCAAATTTATCGGGAACCATCTCATGTCTTTGGCAGCTTCATCCGCTTTAACTAAAAGCAATGTTATCTCCATACTGAATTTCATCAGATTTTTAAGGCAGAAATTTCTTTCTCTAGATGAATTCATTGGcagaattaaagaagaaaggTGGCTAAGGACTTGTTGGGGTGATAGGTCTCCGGTTGGATCTGTTCTATATGATCAGGAGTGGACAACTGCGAGGCAAATTAGTGACATCCCTTTCATTGATGAAGATTACTATGGCGAGGACATCCTTCTTTTCAAACCAGAACTCCAGTTGCTTGGCGTTGTAGTTGGCTTCAATAAAAGTTATCAATTGGTTGTTGATTGCTTTAAATCGCCTTCATGCTTATCTACTCTGACAAAGGAGGCCTTTCTTCTGGTTTTGGATTGCATGCATCATTCTAGTTCTGATCACAAACTAGTTAATGCAGTGAAAAGTACAAAATGCTTAAAGACAAACTTAGGTTACAAATGTCCTGGCGACTGTTTCTTGTTTCATCCTGAATGGGGTTGTCTTCTAAAGGTTTTTGGTGGTTTCCCGTTGGTTGATAGTAATTTCTATGGAAGCAGCATCATCTCTTACAATACGGAGTTGAAGGAGCTGGGAGTAAAGGTAGACTTTGAGGATGCTGTCAGAGTGTTTGTTCAAACTTTTATGAAGCAGGCATCTTTGTCTTCCATTACAGAGGAAAATGTGTTTTCATTCATATCATGCTACAGAAAACTGAAGGGAACTCCAAACAAATTTCCTTCGGATCTTAAGAAGTGCATCCGTGAGGTGAAATGGCTGCGGACTCGGCTTGGTGATTATAGATCTCCAAGAGACTGCATCCTGTATGGTCCTGAATGGGAGTCAATCCTTGCAATTACTCTCCTTCCGTTCATTGATGACAGTGACAAGTTCTACGGGAAGGGTATTCGTGAATATGAAAAGGAGCTGAAGAAGATGGGAGTTGTTGTTGAATTTAAAGCTGGTGTGAAATTTGTGGCTGCGGGTCTTTATTTTCCTCTGAATCCTTGTCACATAACTTCTGAGAATGTGCTCTCTTTGCTGGAGTGCATCCGAATCTTATTGCAAGAGAAGGATTACTCCTTTCCTGacacttttctaaaaaatgtTCGTCGAGAGTGGTTAAAAACCCATGTTGGCTACAGAACTCCAGACAACTGTTGCTTGTTTGATTCCAAATGGGGTTTGGATTTGAAGAGCACTGACGGACCTTTCATTGATGAAGTGTTTTATGGATCTAACATCACATCATATAGGGAAGAGCTGAGCTCTATAGGAGTTACTGTTAAAGTGGAAAAGGCATGTCCATTGCTAGCTAGTAACTTATATCACCATTCTGATTTTTCCACTATTGTTCGAATATTCAAATTTTTGAGCAGAAATGAGTGGATGCCAGAAAGTGATGCAACCAGAAAGATTTGGATTCCTAATGGACATGAGAACGGTAAGTGGGTTAATCCAGAAGAATGTGTCCTGCACAACAGAGATGGTCTTTTTGGCCAgcagtttaattttttggagGAATACTATGAGCCGGACTTGCTTTGTTTCTTCTCCATTGCATTTAATGTTAAATCCAATCCTTCATTTGATGATTACTGTAAGCTTTGGAAGGTTTGGGAAAGTTTAGGAAGACCATTGACACATGCTGAGTGCTGTGCTTTTTGGGAGTGTGTTATGATGCAAAGGAGCTCAAGGACAGAGAGAACCCTTGCTGATGATTTGGTTAAGCTACCTGCTGTTTTGGGCTCTGGTGAAATCTTGTTGTCCAGCAAGAGTGATGTTTTTATTGCTGATGACCTTCTACTAAAGGACCTATTTGAGAAGTTCTCATGGCTCCACCCGATATTTGTCTGGTGTCCTCAGCCAAACCTGCCTTCTTTGCCTCGAACTAGGTTGCTTGAAGTCTACAGGAAAATTGGGGTTCGCACTATATCTGAATCAGTGCTGAAGGAAGAATTGTCATTGGCAGATGGTGTAGAACTTAGTCAGATGGATTCGAGGGATGCTGGGATTGGAAAGGAGCTGATTAGACTGATTCTTGGCTTTCTAGCAGATCCTTCTCTTGATATGGAAGCAACAAAGAGGCATGGAGCTGTCCAGTGCCTCCTGAATCTTAAGGTGCTGGAGACTATGGAGCCAATTACTGTAAGCTATAGTTTATTGCTTTCTGATGGGGAACCTCTGAAGGTGAAAGCAGACCGTATGATTCGCTGGGATAAAGAGTGTTCAAAGTTTTTCACACAGAAGATGGATAAAGCTGGCGGCCAGAAAAATCTTATTGAATATGCAACCTCTTTTTCTGAAGTACTTGCTCGGGGGGTGTTATGGGataaagaagataaaataaaagcacTTTCTGAACTGACCAAGTTGGCTTTCCTCCTGAATTTTGATGAACAAGCTGTTCAATTCTTGATGAAATCTAATAATCTTCAAACTTTTCTGGAGGACGAGGAGTTCCTTAATGCTGCCTTCCCTTCTGTTTAG